A region of Streptomyces sp. TG1A-60 DNA encodes the following proteins:
- a CDS encoding VOC family protein, giving the protein MASIKQVQVTFDCAEPERVARFWCEVLGYVVPPPPEGFATWGDFDRALPPERQGAAFACIDPSGVGPRLFFQRVPEGKVVKNRLHLDVRVGTGLVGEERLAALEAECARLVALGAVRERLLRADGVNESCLVMQDIEGNEFCLD; this is encoded by the coding sequence ATGGCGTCGATCAAGCAGGTCCAAGTCACCTTCGACTGCGCAGAACCTGAGCGCGTCGCTCGTTTCTGGTGTGAGGTGTTGGGGTACGTCGTACCGCCGCCACCGGAGGGGTTCGCCACGTGGGGCGATTTCGATCGCGCGCTGCCGCCTGAGCGTCAGGGTGCGGCGTTCGCATGCATTGATCCCTCGGGCGTGGGCCCGCGCCTGTTCTTCCAGCGCGTTCCCGAAGGCAAGGTCGTCAAGAATCGGCTGCATCTTGACGTGCGGGTCGGCACCGGGCTCGTGGGCGAAGAGCGTCTGGCCGCACTTGAGGCCGAATGCGCGCGACTGGTCGCGCTCGGCGCGGTACGCGAGCGACTACTGCGTGCCGATGGCGTCAACGAGTCGTGCCTCGTGATGCAGGACATCGAGGGCAACGAGTTCTGTCTGGACTGA
- a CDS encoding MaoC family dehydratase, translated as MSITVNGIDELKKLAGSDLGASEWIEVTQERINTFADATGDHQWIHVDPEKAADGPFGTPIAHGYLTLSLFIPLFTELLDVEGVSTKVNYGLNKVRFPSPVKVGSKIRLVGRLASVEDVPGGVQITVDGTIEIEGAPKPAAVLQSLSRFYA; from the coding sequence ATGAGCATCACCGTGAACGGCATCGACGAACTCAAGAAGCTCGCCGGCAGTGACCTCGGCGCCAGTGAGTGGATCGAGGTCACGCAGGAACGCATCAACACGTTCGCCGACGCGACCGGGGACCACCAGTGGATCCACGTCGACCCGGAGAAGGCGGCCGATGGCCCCTTCGGGACGCCGATCGCCCACGGCTACCTGACCCTGTCGCTGTTCATCCCGCTCTTCACAGAACTGCTGGATGTCGAGGGTGTGTCGACGAAGGTCAACTACGGCCTCAACAAGGTGCGGTTCCCCTCGCCGGTGAAGGTCGGCTCCAAGATCCGTCTGGTCGGCAGGCTGGCCTCGGTCGAGGACGTACCGGGCGGCGTGCAGATCACCGTTGACGGCACGATCGAGATCGAGGGCGCGCCGAAGCCGGCGGCCGTGCTGCAGAGCCTGTCCCGGTTCTACGCCTGA
- a CDS encoding amidohydrolase family protein: MNVDELVAIDVHTHAEVSSKGASSLDDELHDASSAYFKVEGKRKPTLEETAAYYRERKMAAVIFTVDAESATGTEPVPNEEVAEAAAANADVLIPFASIDPFRGKAGVKRARRLVEEYGVKGFKFHPSVQGFFPNDRSVAYDLYEVIEETGAIALFHTGQTGIGAGVPGGGGIRLKYSNPLHVDDVAADFPHLKIILAHPSFPWQDEALAVATHKPGVYIDLSGWSPKYFPPQLVQYANTLLKDKVLFGSDYPVLTPDRWLADFEKLSIKDEVKPKILKENAARLLGLTKP; encoded by the coding sequence ATGAACGTGGACGAACTGGTCGCGATCGACGTCCACACGCACGCCGAGGTCTCCTCCAAGGGCGCGTCCTCCCTGGACGACGAGCTGCATGACGCCTCCTCCGCCTACTTCAAGGTCGAGGGCAAGCGGAAGCCGACCCTGGAGGAGACGGCCGCCTACTACCGCGAGCGGAAGATGGCCGCCGTGATCTTCACGGTGGACGCCGAGTCCGCGACCGGCACCGAGCCCGTCCCGAACGAGGAGGTCGCCGAGGCCGCCGCCGCCAACGCGGACGTGCTGATCCCCTTCGCCTCCATCGACCCCTTCCGCGGCAAGGCGGGCGTGAAGCGGGCCCGCCGCCTGGTCGAGGAGTACGGGGTGAAGGGCTTCAAGTTCCACCCCAGCGTCCAGGGCTTCTTCCCCAACGACCGCTCGGTGGCGTACGACCTGTACGAGGTCATCGAGGAGACGGGCGCGATCGCCCTCTTCCACACCGGCCAGACGGGCATCGGCGCCGGAGTGCCCGGCGGAGGCGGCATCCGCCTCAAGTACTCCAACCCGCTGCACGTGGACGACGTGGCCGCCGACTTCCCGCACCTCAAGATCATCCTGGCGCACCCGTCCTTCCCCTGGCAGGACGAGGCCCTCGCCGTGGCCACGCACAAGCCCGGCGTGTACATCGACCTGTCCGGGTGGTCGCCGAAGTACTTCCCGCCGCAGCTCGTGCAGTACGCGAACACCCTCCTCAAGGACAAGGTGCTCTTCGGCTCCGACTATCCCGTCCTCACGCCCGACCGCTGGCTCGCCGACTTCGAGAAGCTGTCGATCAAGGACGAGGTCAAACCGAAGATCCTCAAGGAGAACGCCGCCCGTCTGCTCGGCCTGACGAAACCGTGA
- a CDS encoding SDR family oxidoreductase gives MPSIDLTGKVAVVTGSGRGLGLAYAQALAAAGASVVVNDIDEAVAEAAVKSITEAGGKAVAEVVPVGTTEAADRLVGRAVEEFGRLDILVTNAGILRDKVLWKMSDDDFDAVITTHLKGTFTCARAAAVRMREQGEGGTLILVGSPAGQRGNFGQTNYAAAKAGIAAFARTWAMELGRANITVNAVIPVAATAMTETIPVFAPYVEALREGKPFPDFLRKGEGFGTPEDCAALIPFLASEAARGVTGQAIGIGGDKVALWSHPQEIKTAYANGGWTPEALADVWPTSLGAEPQTVGVPAPKFPEA, from the coding sequence GTGCCCAGCATCGATCTCACCGGCAAGGTCGCCGTCGTCACGGGCAGTGGCCGTGGCCTCGGCCTCGCCTACGCACAGGCCCTCGCCGCCGCCGGCGCCTCCGTCGTCGTCAACGACATCGACGAGGCCGTGGCCGAAGCGGCCGTGAAGTCCATCACCGAGGCGGGCGGCAAGGCCGTGGCCGAGGTCGTCCCGGTCGGTACGACCGAGGCCGCCGACCGGCTGGTGGGCCGCGCGGTGGAGGAGTTCGGGCGGCTCGACATCCTCGTCACCAACGCGGGCATCCTGCGTGACAAGGTGCTGTGGAAGATGTCCGACGACGACTTCGACGCGGTGATCACCACCCACCTCAAGGGCACCTTCACCTGCGCCCGCGCCGCCGCGGTCCGTATGCGCGAACAGGGCGAGGGCGGCACCCTGATCCTCGTCGGCTCCCCGGCCGGCCAGCGCGGCAACTTCGGCCAGACGAACTACGCCGCCGCCAAGGCCGGCATCGCCGCCTTCGCCCGCACCTGGGCGATGGAGCTGGGCCGCGCGAACATCACGGTCAACGCGGTCATCCCGGTCGCCGCCACCGCGATGACCGAGACCATCCCGGTCTTCGCCCCGTACGTGGAGGCCCTGCGCGAGGGCAAGCCGTTCCCTGACTTCCTGCGCAAGGGCGAGGGCTTCGGCACCCCCGAGGACTGCGCGGCCCTGATCCCGTTCCTCGCCTCCGAGGCCGCGCGCGGTGTCACCGGCCAGGCCATCGGCATCGGCGGCGACAAGGTGGCACTCTGGTCGCATCCGCAGGAGATCAAGACGGCGTACGCGAACGGCGGCTGGACCCCCGAGGCCCTCGCCGACGTCTGGCCGACCTCGCTGGGCGCCGAGCCGCAGACCGTGGGCGTCCCCGCCCCGAAGTTCCCGGAGGCGTGA
- a CDS encoding MarR family transcriptional regulator, whose amino-acid sequence MRGLHADTGYLLYRLGLRSGQLFNSSLQESGLRLRHYALLRFLATSPGALQRELSASLGYDPSAIVGLVDDLEQLGFAERRPSPDDRRSRIIVLTEDGRSFLRDTDEAGQRVTNELLEPLDTAERDALHVLLQKVAEAGLG is encoded by the coding sequence ATGCGCGGACTGCACGCGGACACTGGCTATCTGCTCTACCGCCTGGGTCTGCGGTCCGGGCAGCTGTTCAACTCCTCCCTCCAGGAGTCGGGCCTGCGACTGCGCCACTACGCGCTGCTGCGCTTCCTCGCCACGTCGCCGGGCGCGCTCCAGCGGGAGCTGAGCGCGTCCCTCGGTTACGACCCGAGTGCGATCGTCGGCCTGGTGGACGACCTGGAGCAGCTGGGCTTCGCCGAGCGGCGCCCCTCCCCCGACGACCGCCGCAGCCGGATCATCGTCCTCACCGAGGACGGCCGGTCCTTCCTCCGCGACACCGACGAGGCCGGTCAGCGCGTCACGAACGAGCTGCTGGAGCCCCTCGACACCGCCGAGCGCGATGCGCTCCACGTACTGCTGCAGAAGGTCGCCGAAGCCGGACTGGGGTGA
- a CDS encoding IclR family transcriptional regulator: MSTDARRSPGTASGPTPPPGTAPRPAAPPGTARSAPDRLLAVLAAFDHDHPALSLTDISRRAGLTLSTAHRLVGALTEWGALERDDTGVYHVGLRLWEVAALAPRGLALRQIALPYLEDLYEATHENVQLAVRDGDEVVYIEWLSGRSAVGVHIRVGARWPLHATGVGLALLAYGDAASQDGYCRESLTSFTPYTITDGPRLRRVLAEVRRTGVAVSSRQITEDALSVAAPIRGPGGAVVAAVSVVVPQAGAQVPVLTPAVRVAARGISRALGWQPDEPRRGSLIPGRGTGPS, from the coding sequence ATGAGCACCGACGCGCGCCGGTCGCCGGGGACCGCCTCCGGGCCCACTCCGCCGCCGGGGACCGCGCCCCGGCCGGCCGCACCGCCCGGTACCGCCCGCTCGGCGCCCGACCGGCTGCTCGCCGTGCTGGCCGCCTTCGACCACGACCATCCGGCGCTCTCCCTGACCGACATCAGCCGCCGCGCCGGGCTGACGCTCAGCACGGCCCACCGGCTGGTGGGCGCGCTCACCGAATGGGGTGCCCTGGAGCGGGACGACACCGGCGTCTACCACGTCGGGCTCAGGCTCTGGGAGGTCGCGGCCCTCGCCCCGCGCGGCCTCGCCCTGCGGCAGATCGCGCTGCCGTACCTGGAGGACCTCTACGAGGCGACGCACGAGAACGTGCAGCTGGCCGTGCGCGACGGCGACGAGGTCGTCTATATCGAGTGGCTCTCCGGGCGCTCGGCCGTCGGCGTCCACATCCGGGTGGGCGCACGCTGGCCCCTGCATGCCACGGGCGTGGGCCTGGCGCTCCTCGCGTACGGCGATGCGGCGTCCCAAGACGGCTACTGCCGAGAGTCGTTGACCTCCTTCACGCCGTACACCATCACCGACGGGCCCCGGTTGCGGCGCGTCCTCGCCGAAGTCCGGCGTACGGGTGTGGCGGTGAGCAGCCGCCAGATCACCGAGGACGCGCTGTCGGTCGCCGCACCGATACGCGGTCCGGGCGGGGCCGTGGTCGCCGCGGTGTCGGTCGTGGTGCCCCAGGCGGGCGCCCAGGTACCGGTGTTGACGCCCGCCGTACGGGTGGCGGCACGTGGGATCTCCCGGGCCCTGGGCTGGCAGCCGGACGAACCCCGGCGCGGGTCGCTGATACCGGGCCGGGGCACAGGGCCTTCCTGA
- a CDS encoding glycoside hydrolase family 16 protein — protein MSETSGTPVRRRRPLRRVLLATAGALALATAWATTAQGAAPTPPAGWTQVFVDDFNGTAGTGVNTSHWQYATGTSYPGGPADWGTGEVETMTNSTDNVSLDGNGNLRITPLRDTAGNWTSGRIETNRADFRPPAGGKLRVESRIQMPNVTGTAAEGYWPAFWMLGAPYRGNYQNWPSVGELDIMENVQGRNQVWATMHCGTNPGGPCNETTGIGNSTACPNTTCQSGFHTYTMEWDRSVTPETIRFFVDDVNFHTVNANQVDATTWNSATNHGFFIILNVAMGGAFPDAFGGGLDGDTRPGVPMVVDYVQVLSAGGGTTTPPPSGSRDAYSAIQAESYNGQSGVSTESTADTGGGQNIGSLANGDWALFRNVDFGSTAATQFVARVASGANPGVSGLVEVRLDSRTSTPVGSFSIAGTGGWQSWRTVPANMSRVTGTHDVYLTFTSGQPQDFVNVNWFNFGR, from the coding sequence ATGAGTGAAACCTCCGGCACACCCGTCAGACGTCGCCGCCCGCTCCGGCGCGTACTGCTCGCCACGGCAGGCGCGCTGGCGCTGGCGACGGCCTGGGCGACGACCGCGCAGGGGGCGGCACCCACACCGCCCGCCGGCTGGACGCAGGTCTTCGTCGACGACTTCAACGGCACGGCCGGCACCGGCGTGAACACCTCCCACTGGCAGTACGCGACCGGGACTTCCTATCCCGGCGGCCCCGCCGACTGGGGCACCGGCGAGGTCGAGACGATGACGAACAGCACCGACAACGTCTCGCTCGACGGCAACGGCAATCTGCGCATCACCCCGCTGCGCGACACCGCGGGCAACTGGACCTCCGGCCGCATCGAGACCAACCGCGCCGACTTCCGGCCCCCGGCGGGCGGCAAGCTGCGCGTCGAGTCGCGCATCCAGATGCCGAACGTCACCGGTACGGCGGCCGAGGGCTACTGGCCCGCCTTCTGGATGCTGGGCGCGCCGTACCGGGGCAACTACCAGAACTGGCCGAGCGTAGGCGAGCTGGACATCATGGAGAACGTCCAGGGCCGCAACCAGGTCTGGGCCACGATGCACTGTGGCACCAACCCGGGCGGCCCCTGCAACGAGACGACCGGCATCGGGAACTCCACCGCGTGCCCGAACACGACCTGCCAGTCCGGCTTCCACACCTACACGATGGAGTGGGACCGCTCGGTGACCCCCGAGACGATCCGCTTCTTCGTCGACGACGTCAACTTCCACACGGTCAACGCGAACCAGGTCGACGCGACGACCTGGAACAGCGCCACGAACCACGGCTTCTTCATCATCCTGAACGTGGCGATGGGCGGCGCCTTCCCGGACGCGTTCGGCGGCGGACTGGACGGCGACACCCGGCCCGGTGTACCCATGGTCGTCGACTACGTGCAGGTGCTGTCGGCCGGTGGGGGCACCACCACCCCGCCGCCGTCGGGCTCCCGTGACGCGTACAGCGCCATCCAGGCCGAGTCGTACAACGGCCAGAGCGGGGTCAGCACCGAGTCCACGGCGGACACCGGCGGCGGCCAGAACATCGGCTCCCTCGCCAACGGCGACTGGGCACTCTTCCGAAACGTCGACTTCGGCTCCACAGCCGCCACCCAGTTCGTCGCCAGGGTCGCCAGCGGGGCGAACCCGGGTGTGAGCGGCCTGGTCGAGGTCCGGCTCGACAGCCGTACGAGCACACCGGTCGGCAGCTTCTCCATCGCCGGCACCGGGGGCTGGCAGTCCTGGCGGACGGTGCCCGCCAACATGAGCCGAGTCACCGGCACCCACGACGTCTACCTGACGTTCACGAGCGGTCAGCCACAGGACTTCGTGAACGTGAACTGGTTCAACTTCGGCCGCTGA